In Actinomycetota bacterium, the genomic window CCTGCGTCTGCTCCGAAGTAACGGTGTCTGCGAGGTCGGGGTCGCCCGTCGTGCTGAAGACCGCCGCATCGTTCTCGATTACCAGCGGTCCGCCGTTGTCGACCACCAATGAGGAGTCCACCTTGACCACGATGACCAGGTCGGTTGTGCCGGGCGGAATCGAGCCCATCTCGCAGTTGAGGGTCCCCATCGGGACTTGTGTGCACAGCGGGGTGCTGGATACGTAGCTGACCCCGGCGGGAAGCGTGTCGACCACCCTGACTTCGTGGGCGGTGCCCGGACCGCTGTTGGTCACGGTGATCGTGTATTCGAGGTTGTCGCCGGCGTTGACGGGGTCCGCCGAGTCGGTCATCTCGATGGACAGGTCGGCCTCGTTGACGGTTTGGGTCAGGTCGGCTTCGCTGGAGGCGTGGCTGGTGCTTCCGCTGTAGGTCGCGGCGATGCTGTGAGTGCCACCACCTAGTGACGAGGTCGTGCAGGTCGCTTTTCCTGCGGTAACGACGACCGCCCCACATCCGGGCACCAGGTTGCCGTCGGCGGTGAAGGCAACTGTTCCGGTGGGAGTGCCGATGGTCGACGTCACCGTGGCGGTGAAGGTGACCGCCTCTCCGAACTGCGATGGGTTGGCCGATGAGGTGAGGGCGGTCTGGGTGGGCTCGCCTTGGAACTCGAACGCTCCCAGGTCACAGCCGCCGCCCGCCGGACGGCTGAAGCCGCGCTGGTCGACGTTCGGGGTGCAGATCGCTCCTCCGGCGTCGATGGCGATGCTGGGGAAAAGCAGAGCCAGCGTCTGCGGACGGTCCGGAGCGCCGTTGGCCGCCAGTACAGGCGCCAGGTTCGGATCGTCGACCAGCGGTGAGCCGGTGACCGTCCCCGTGCTGGACTCCACCACGCTTCCGTCCGCCGCAAGACTCGCGGACGCCTGGTTGCTGCCCGCGGAGGTCGTATCAGGGCGATCGTTGACGACGTCCGTCACGCCTCCCACCGAGTCGGCCACGATGCTGCTTGCGAGCGTGACCTGGGCCGTGTCGGTCGTGAGCCCGTAGCCCAGGTTTAGATCCCGCCCCCGCCCTGGGCGGCGGAATTGCCGGCGATGGTGGTGAAGCCGGCGGTGACCGTACCGTTCAGGTTGAATACCGCTCCTCCCAGGCCGGAGCCGGGAAAGCCGCTGCGCGGCGGAGTGCCTAAGCCGCCGGCTCCGCCCTCCGCAGCGTTCCCGGCAAAGGTGCTGTTGGTGATGGTGAGGATGCCTTTGTGGTTGAACACCGC contains:
- a CDS encoding Ig-like domain repeat protein; its protein translation is MTDVVNDRPDTTSAGSNQASASLAADGSVVESSTGTVTGSPLVDDPNLAPVLAANGAPDRPQTLALLFPSIAIDAGGAICTPNVDQRGFSRPAGGGCDLGAFEFQGEPTQTALTSSANPSQFGEAVTFTATVTSTIGTPTGTVAFTADGNLVPGCGAVVVTAGKATCTTSSLGGGTHSIAATYSGSTSHASSEADLTQTVNEADLSIEMTDSADPVNAGDNLEYTITVTNSGPGTAHEVRVVDTLPAGVSYVSSTPLCTQVPMGTLNCEMGSIPPGTTDLVIVVKVDSSLVVDNGGPLVIENDAAVFSTTGDPDLADTVTSEQTQVQASANLEVTKDCTPDPVAPGGMLTCKVKVGNLGPSDAEDLVLTDNLPENVELQGPHTGGGFTCNIQAGDPEIICTREVQEANAFAEITYSVFVSENAAPGSSLVNQATVQSATSDPTPGNNSEEETASIVDCTITGTNASETINGTARPDVICGLGGADKIDGLGGDDVIIGGLGSDKMSGGDGNDTIVGGTGDDTMSGGAGDDRLFGGLGDDSISGGAGDDRLFGSEGRDSIEGYVGDDMADGGPQTDSCTGAETVVACE